In one Pseudomonas purpurea genomic region, the following are encoded:
- the dcd gene encoding dCTP deaminase yields MSIKSDKWIRRMAQEHGMIEPFVERQMRGEGTDRLISFGVSSYGYDVRCADEFKVFTNINSATVDPKNFDEKSFVDVKSDVCIIPPNSFALARTVEFFRIPRNVLTICLGKSTYARCGIIVNVTPLEPEWEGHVTLEFSNTTTLPAKIYANEGVAQMLFFESDEECEVSYKDRGGKYQGQRGVTLPRT; encoded by the coding sequence ATGAGCATCAAATCGGACAAGTGGATTCGCCGCATGGCGCAAGAGCACGGCATGATCGAGCCCTTCGTAGAGCGCCAGATGCGTGGCGAAGGCACCGACCGGCTGATTTCCTTCGGTGTGTCGAGCTATGGCTATGACGTGCGTTGCGCCGATGAATTCAAGGTGTTCACCAACATCAACTCGGCAACCGTCGATCCGAAAAACTTCGATGAAAAAAGCTTCGTCGACGTTAAAAGCGATGTGTGCATCATTCCGCCGAACTCCTTCGCGCTGGCCCGTACCGTCGAGTTCTTCCGCATTCCGCGTAACGTGCTGACGATCTGCCTGGGCAAAAGCACCTACGCCCGCTGCGGGATCATCGTTAACGTCACGCCGCTGGAACCCGAGTGGGAAGGTCATGTGACGCTGGAGTTCTCCAACACCACCACGCTGCCGGCCAAGATCTACGCCAACGAAGGCGTCGCTCAGATGCTGTTCTTCGAGTCGGATGAAGAGTGCGAAGTGTCCTACAAGGACCGTGGCGGCAAGTATCAGGGCCAGCGCGGCGTGACCCTGCCGCGTACCTGA
- a CDS encoding ATP-binding cassette domain-containing protein produces MYKLTIEGLHKCYGNHEVLKGVSLKAKTGDVISLIGASGSGKSTFLRCINFLEQPNDGAMSLDGKEIRMIKDHHGMRVADDAELQRIRTRLAMVFQHFNLWSHMTVLENITMAPRRVLGCSKKDAEDRARRYLDKVGLAARVADQYPAFLSGGQQQRVAIARALAMEPEVMLFDEPTSALDPELVGEVLKVIQGLAEEGRTMIMVTHEMSFARKVSNQVLFLHQGLVEEEGAPEDVLGNPKSERLQQFLSGNLK; encoded by the coding sequence ATGTACAAATTGACCATCGAAGGCCTGCATAAATGCTATGGCAATCATGAAGTGCTCAAGGGTGTTTCGCTCAAAGCCAAGACCGGCGACGTGATCAGCCTGATCGGCGCCAGCGGTTCAGGCAAAAGTACCTTTTTGCGCTGCATCAACTTTCTGGAGCAACCCAACGACGGCGCCATGAGCCTGGACGGCAAAGAGATCCGCATGATCAAGGACCACCACGGCATGCGGGTGGCCGACGACGCTGAACTGCAGCGCATCCGTACCCGGCTGGCAATGGTGTTCCAGCACTTCAACCTGTGGAGCCACATGACGGTGCTGGAAAACATCACCATGGCCCCGCGCCGGGTACTGGGATGCAGCAAAAAGGACGCCGAAGACCGGGCGCGACGCTATCTGGACAAAGTCGGACTGGCGGCACGGGTCGCCGATCAATACCCGGCGTTTCTCTCGGGCGGCCAGCAACAGCGTGTGGCCATTGCTCGCGCACTGGCGATGGAGCCGGAAGTCATGCTGTTCGACGAACCGACCTCGGCGCTGGACCCGGAACTGGTCGGTGAAGTGCTCAAGGTGATTCAGGGGCTGGCCGAGGAAGGACGGACCATGATCATGGTCACCCACGAAATGAGCTTCGCCCGCAAAGTCTCCAATCAGGTGCTGTTCCTGCACCAGGGCCTGGTGGAGGAAGAAGGGGCGCCTGAAGACGTGCTGGGCAATCCCAAGAGCGAACGGTTGCAACAGTTCCTCAGCGGCAACCTGAAGTAA
- a CDS encoding succinylglutamate desuccinylase/aspartoacylase family protein: protein MRHQIHELLAPLPGTARQIHSFHFGPSQAKGKVYIQSSLHADELPGMLVAWHLKLRLAELEATGRLLREVVLVPVANPIGLEQVVMDVPLGRYELESGQNFNRWFVDLSEEVGNHIEGLLSDDPQHNLELIRGSLRAALARQTASTQLQSQRLILQQLACDADMVLDLHCDFEAVAHLYTTPEAWPQVEPLARYLGAEASLLATDSGGQSFDECFTLVWWQLQQRFGERFEIPPGSFSVTIELRGQGDVNHPLASLDCQALIDYLAHAGVIEGRAPALPELPYPATPLAAVEPVATPVGGLLVYCVLPGEYLEAGQLIAEIIDPINDRVTPVHCTNAGLLYARSTRRMATAGMVIAHVAGTEAYRTGYLLSP, encoded by the coding sequence ATGCGCCACCAGATCCATGAGCTGCTTGCCCCGCTGCCGGGCACAGCACGACAGATTCACAGCTTTCACTTCGGCCCCAGCCAGGCCAAAGGCAAGGTCTACATCCAGTCCTCGCTGCACGCCGATGAATTGCCCGGCATGCTGGTGGCCTGGCACCTCAAGTTGCGGCTGGCCGAGCTGGAAGCCACCGGCCGCCTGCTCAGGGAAGTCGTGCTGGTACCGGTCGCCAACCCTATCGGCCTCGAACAGGTCGTGATGGACGTGCCACTTGGCCGCTATGAGCTGGAAAGCGGCCAGAACTTCAATCGCTGGTTCGTCGACCTGAGCGAAGAAGTCGGCAACCACATCGAAGGGCTGCTCAGCGATGACCCGCAGCACAACCTTGAGCTGATCCGTGGCAGCCTGCGCGCTGCGCTGGCACGCCAGACCGCCAGCACCCAACTGCAATCCCAGCGCCTGATCCTGCAACAGCTGGCCTGCGACGCCGACATGGTGCTGGACCTGCATTGCGATTTCGAGGCGGTGGCGCACCTGTACACCACACCTGAAGCCTGGCCACAGGTCGAACCGCTGGCGCGTTACCTCGGCGCCGAAGCCAGCTTGCTGGCGACCGACTCGGGCGGCCAGTCGTTCGACGAGTGCTTCACGCTGGTCTGGTGGCAATTGCAGCAACGCTTCGGTGAGCGTTTCGAGATTCCACCGGGCAGTTTCTCGGTGACCATCGAGTTGCGCGGCCAGGGCGATGTCAACCATCCACTGGCAAGCCTCGACTGCCAGGCCTTGATCGACTACCTGGCTCACGCCGGCGTCATCGAAGGCCGGGCCCCGGCCTTGCCCGAGCTGCCTTACCCCGCCACACCGCTGGCCGCCGTCGAGCCGGTGGCAACACCCGTCGGCGGGTTGCTGGTGTACTGCGTATTGCCGGGGGAATACCTGGAAGCGGGACAACTGATCGCCGAAATCATTGACCCGATCAACGACCGTGTCACGCCGGTCCATTGCACCAATGCCGGGCTGCTGTACGCCCGTTCGACACGCCGCATGGCCACCGCGGGCATGGTTATCGCCCATGTCGCGGGCACCGAAGCCTATCGCACCGGCTATCTACTTTCGCCTTGA
- a CDS encoding ABC transporter permease, whose product MIELLQEYWKPFLYSDGYHITGLAMTMWLLSASIFIGFLVSIPLSIARVSPKLYVRWPVQFYTYLFRGTPLYIQLLICYTGIYSLAAVRAQPVLDAFFRDAMNCTILAFALNTCAYTTEIFAGAIRSMAHGEVEAAKAYGLTGWKLYAYVIMPSALRRSLPYYSNEVILMLHSTTVAFTATIPDILKVARDANSATFLTFQSFGIAALIYLTVTFALVGLFRLAERRWLAFLGPTH is encoded by the coding sequence ATGATTGAGTTACTGCAGGAATACTGGAAACCCTTCCTTTACAGCGACGGCTACCACATCACCGGCCTGGCGATGACCATGTGGCTGCTCAGCGCCTCGATCTTCATCGGCTTTCTGGTGTCGATCCCGCTGTCCATCGCCCGGGTTTCGCCCAAGCTTTACGTGCGTTGGCCAGTGCAGTTCTACACCTACCTGTTTCGCGGCACGCCGCTGTATATCCAGCTACTGATCTGCTACACCGGGATCTACAGCCTGGCAGCCGTTCGTGCGCAACCGGTGCTCGATGCGTTCTTTCGCGATGCGATGAACTGCACCATTCTGGCCTTTGCCCTGAACACCTGCGCCTACACCACGGAGATTTTCGCCGGGGCGATCCGCAGCATGGCCCACGGTGAAGTCGAAGCGGCAAAAGCCTACGGCCTCACAGGCTGGAAGCTCTATGCCTACGTGATCATGCCGTCAGCCCTGCGTCGTTCGCTGCCCTACTACAGCAACGAAGTGATCCTGATGCTGCACTCGACCACCGTGGCGTTCACCGCGACCATCCCCGACATCCTGAAAGTCGCACGGGACGCCAACTCGGCAACCTTCCTGACCTTCCAGTCGTTCGGCATTGCTGCGTTGATTTACCTGACGGTCACCTTCGCGCTGGTTGGCCTGTTCCGCCTCGCTGAACGCCGATGGCTGGCGTTCCTCGGACCGACTCACTAG
- a CDS encoding ABC transporter permease, producing MFEDLLQNLGLSAFSLKGFGPLLMQGTWMTIKLSVLSLLVAVLLGLLGASAKLSSARLLRVPAQFYTTLIRGVPDLVLMLLIFYSLQTWLTSFTNFMEWDYIEINPFSAGVITLGFIYGAYFTETFRGAILAVPRGQVEAATAYGLKRGQRFRFVVFPQMMRFALPGIGNNWMVMLKATALVSIIGLADLVKAAQDAGKSTYQLFYFLVLAALIYLLITSASNFVLRRLERRYAAGAREAVR from the coding sequence ATGTTCGAAGATCTCTTACAAAACCTGGGGCTCTCCGCTTTCAGCTTGAAGGGCTTTGGCCCGCTGCTGATGCAAGGCACCTGGATGACCATCAAATTGTCGGTGTTGTCGCTCTTGGTGGCCGTATTGCTCGGCCTGCTCGGCGCCAGTGCCAAACTCTCCAGCGCCAGACTGCTGCGGGTGCCGGCCCAGTTCTACACCACGCTGATTCGTGGCGTACCTGACCTGGTGTTGATGCTGCTGATTTTCTACAGCCTGCAAACCTGGCTGACGTCCTTCACCAATTTCATGGAATGGGACTACATCGAAATCAACCCGTTCAGCGCCGGGGTCATCACCCTGGGCTTCATCTATGGCGCGTACTTCACCGAAACGTTCCGCGGAGCGATCCTTGCCGTGCCACGGGGCCAGGTCGAAGCCGCCACGGCCTACGGCCTCAAGCGCGGCCAGCGGTTTCGCTTCGTGGTGTTCCCGCAAATGATGCGTTTTGCCCTGCCGGGCATCGGTAACAACTGGATGGTGATGCTCAAGGCCACCGCGCTGGTGTCGATCATCGGCCTGGCCGATCTGGTCAAGGCTGCGCAGGACGCCGGTAAAAGCACCTATCAACTGTTCTACTTCCTGGTGCTGGCCGCGCTGATCTACCTGCTGATCACCAGTGCTTCAAACTTTGTCCTGCGCAGGCTTGAACGCCGTTATGCCGCCGGTGCCCGGGAGGCCGTACGATGA
- a CDS encoding transporter substrate-binding domain-containing protein, with product MKKALLTLSALALCMAAGVATAKEYKELRFGVDPSYAPFESKAADGSLVGFDIDLGNAICAELKVKCKWVESDFDGMIPGLKANKFDGVISSMTVTPAREKVIDFSSELFSGPTSLVFKKGSGLSTDLASLKGKKVGYEQGTIQEAYAKAILDKAGVTTQAYANQDQVYADLTSGRLDASIQDMLQAELGFLKSPQGADYEVSKPVDDPLLPAKTAVGISKGNKELKALLDKGIKALHDDGTYATIQKKHFGDLNLYSGK from the coding sequence ATGAAAAAAGCATTGCTGACCCTTTCTGCACTGGCGTTGTGCATGGCCGCAGGTGTAGCCACGGCCAAGGAATACAAAGAACTGCGATTTGGCGTTGACCCTTCCTACGCACCCTTCGAGTCCAAAGCCGCCGACGGCAGCCTGGTAGGCTTCGATATCGACCTGGGCAATGCCATCTGCGCCGAGCTGAAGGTCAAGTGCAAGTGGGTCGAAAGCGATTTCGACGGCATGATTCCGGGCCTCAAGGCCAATAAATTCGACGGCGTGATCTCATCCATGACCGTCACCCCGGCCCGCGAGAAGGTCATCGACTTCTCCAGCGAGCTGTTCTCCGGCCCAACGTCGCTGGTGTTCAAGAAAGGTTCCGGCCTGAGCACTGACCTGGCGTCGCTCAAAGGTAAAAAAGTCGGCTACGAGCAAGGCACCATCCAGGAAGCCTACGCCAAGGCCATTCTGGACAAGGCCGGCGTGACCACCCAGGCCTACGCCAACCAGGACCAGGTTTACGCAGACCTGACCTCCGGTCGCCTGGACGCCTCGATCCAGGACATGCTGCAAGCCGAACTGGGCTTTTTGAAGTCGCCACAAGGCGCTGATTACGAAGTCAGCAAGCCGGTTGACGATCCGTTGCTGCCGGCCAAAACGGCTGTCGGTATCTCGAAAGGTAACAAAGAGCTCAAGGCCCTTCTGGATAAAGGTATCAAAGCGTTACACGACGATGGCACCTACGCCACCATTCAAAAGAAACACTTCGGTGATCTGAATCTGTACAGCGGTAAGTAA
- a CDS encoding cysteine hydrolase family protein, whose product MELKANAALILIDQQKGIHHQRLGPRNNPQAEERIADLLAHWRSTGRPVIHVQHLSRSPDSVFWPQQPGVEFQERCLPLPGESVVQKHVPDAFCSTGLEASLREAGIDQLIIVGVATHNSVESTARTAGNLGFATWVVEDACFTFDKADFFGKAHSAQEVHAMSLGNLQDEYATVISTAKILQVD is encoded by the coding sequence ATGGAACTCAAGGCTAACGCGGCGCTGATCCTGATCGATCAACAAAAAGGCATTCACCACCAAAGGCTCGGGCCGCGCAACAACCCGCAGGCCGAAGAGCGCATCGCCGACCTGCTGGCACATTGGCGCAGTACAGGGCGCCCGGTGATTCATGTACAGCACCTGTCGCGCTCACCAGACTCGGTGTTCTGGCCGCAACAGCCGGGTGTGGAGTTTCAGGAGCGTTGCCTGCCGTTGCCGGGCGAGTCTGTGGTCCAGAAACACGTACCGGATGCGTTCTGTTCGACGGGGCTGGAGGCGAGTTTGCGTGAGGCGGGGATCGATCAGTTGATCATTGTCGGCGTGGCGACCCACAACTCGGTGGAGTCTACGGCGCGCACAGCGGGGAATCTGGGGTTTGCAACGTGGGTGGTCGAGGATGCGTGCTTTACCTTCGACAAGGCTGATTTTTTCGGCAAGGCCCATTCAGCGCAGGAGGTGCATGCGATGTCATTGGGCAATTTGCAGGATGAGTACGCAACCGTCATCAGCACGGCGAAAATTCTGCAGGTCGACTGA
- a CDS encoding SEC-C metal-binding domain-containing protein, translating to MTQQPHVHGPDCNHDHDHHEHHDHDHGHVHGPNCGHAHQEPVRNALKDVGRNDPCPCGNGKKFKKCHGA from the coding sequence ATGACCCAGCAACCTCATGTCCATGGCCCTGACTGCAACCACGATCATGACCATCACGAGCACCATGATCACGACCATGGCCATGTCCACGGCCCGAACTGCGGCCACGCTCACCAGGAGCCGGTGCGCAATGCCTTGAAAGACGTCGGCCGCAACGATCCTTGCCCATGCGGCAACGGCAAGAAATTCAAGAAGTGCCACGGCGCTTGA
- a CDS encoding LEA type 2 family protein, with protein sequence MLGQWRALRTISLLIVLGLAGCASWFSDDALEPQVHLVKVEVVRAKLLEQKFVLHFRVDNPNDSDLTVRGIEYRVHLGDLLLADGEYERWVTVAPHSSGRYKVPIRTNLWPQVRDLVKLLKKPDQTIPYRLEGELETGLFIAHYVHLARNGVIIPADLIPE encoded by the coding sequence ATGCTCGGCCAATGGCGTGCACTGCGCACTATCAGCCTGCTCATAGTTCTGGGACTCGCAGGCTGCGCGTCCTGGTTCAGCGACGACGCCCTGGAGCCGCAGGTGCATTTGGTCAAGGTTGAAGTGGTTCGCGCCAAGCTGCTGGAGCAAAAATTCGTGCTGCACTTTCGCGTCGACAACCCCAACGACAGCGACCTGACGGTCCGGGGTATCGAGTACCGGGTCCACCTGGGTGACCTGTTGCTGGCCGATGGCGAGTACGAACGCTGGGTTACGGTCGCCCCCCACAGCAGCGGCCGCTATAAGGTGCCGATCCGCACCAACCTCTGGCCCCAGGTGCGCGACCTGGTGAAATTACTGAAGAAACCGGATCAAACGATTCCCTATCGTCTGGAAGGTGAGCTGGAAACCGGATTATTCATCGCCCATTACGTGCACCTGGCGCGTAATGGCGTGATAATCCCCGCCGATTTAATTCCGGAGTAA
- a CDS encoding YchJ family protein, producing the protein MSTSICPCGSGTPLDACCGHYHAGHPAPCAEALMRSRYSAYVLGLVDYLVATTLPAQQSGLDRQSISDWSAQSTWLGLEVESSEVFGGQPEHAFVTFTARWHDSTGEHSHRECSSFVQNAGHWYFIDPTVALKAGRNDACPCASGQKFKKCCSSYVTR; encoded by the coding sequence ATGAGTACATCCATTTGCCCGTGCGGCAGCGGCACCCCACTCGACGCCTGCTGTGGCCATTACCATGCCGGTCACCCGGCGCCGTGCGCCGAGGCATTGATGCGCTCGCGCTACAGCGCTTACGTGCTGGGGCTGGTCGACTATCTGGTGGCCACCACCCTGCCCGCCCAGCAGTCGGGACTGGATCGCCAGTCCATCAGCGACTGGAGCGCGCAAAGTACCTGGCTGGGCCTTGAGGTCGAAAGCTCCGAAGTGTTTGGCGGTCAGCCGGAGCACGCTTTCGTGACCTTCACGGCGCGCTGGCACGACAGCACCGGCGAGCACAGCCATCGCGAGTGTTCGTCGTTCGTGCAGAACGCCGGCCACTGGTATTTCATCGACCCGACCGTGGCACTCAAGGCCGGACGCAACGACGCCTGCCCCTGTGCCAGCGGGCAGAAATTCAAGAAGTGCTGTTCGAGTTACGTCACCCGCTAA
- a CDS encoding DUF6231 family protein translates to MTAGISSRTPQQALAALLDRYAPQRLLLIGASDFPALAAFRQAHPHTRVDVAAPGPLPAELAAQRFDLALVVDCLEHLPKREGLNLLGGIRNLNASRIAVLADLHACGWLETDFFSLALQASERFQREEQVLTLFTYDLLDYKQVPDWLNARFWANPENFGKYWW, encoded by the coding sequence ATGACCGCAGGCATTTCTTCGCGCACACCCCAGCAAGCCCTCGCCGCGTTGCTTGATCGCTACGCGCCGCAGCGTTTGCTGCTGATTGGCGCCAGCGACTTCCCGGCTCTGGCCGCGTTCCGCCAGGCACACCCACACACCCGCGTTGACGTGGCGGCGCCCGGCCCGCTGCCGGCTGAACTCGCGGCGCAACGGTTTGACCTGGCGCTGGTGGTCGACTGCCTCGAGCACTTGCCCAAACGCGAAGGCTTGAACCTGCTGGGCGGGATTCGTAACCTCAACGCCAGCCGCATCGCGGTGCTGGCCGACCTGCACGCCTGCGGCTGGCTGGAGACGGACTTCTTCTCCCTGGCCCTGCAAGCCAGCGAGCGCTTCCAGCGCGAAGAACAGGTGCTGACGCTATTTACCTACGATCTGCTTGACTACAAACAAGTGCCCGACTGGCTGAATGCGCGATTCTGGGCCAATCCGGAAAACTTCGGAAAATACTGGTGGTAA
- a CDS encoding OmpA family protein, whose protein sequence is MSIVRTALPLILLTSVLTGCAGLQKTDWPTCAALGGVVGAGLGATESASWAGGGALFVGGMAAAYCWVHGDGDEDGDGVPDSRDKCPHTPKGVQVDVNGCPPPPPVPVVEEVVVVKEETIVIRDVHFQFNSSKLTAADEAKLETIATRLKKEAPSARLSVTGHTDSVGRDTYNQKLSERRAHSVVDYLIHEGVPRASFVSVKGAGESQPVADNKTADGRAMNRRTEIKIER, encoded by the coding sequence ATGAGCATCGTTCGGACAGCATTACCCCTGATTCTGCTAACCAGCGTGTTGACTGGTTGTGCAGGTTTGCAGAAAACCGACTGGCCGACGTGCGCGGCGCTGGGCGGTGTGGTTGGCGCCGGTCTGGGCGCGACGGAAAGCGCGTCGTGGGCGGGTGGTGGCGCGTTGTTCGTTGGCGGCATGGCGGCAGCATATTGCTGGGTACATGGCGACGGTGACGAAGACGGCGATGGCGTGCCGGACAGCCGCGACAAGTGCCCGCATACACCTAAAGGCGTGCAGGTTGACGTCAACGGTTGCCCGCCACCACCACCGGTTCCGGTTGTGGAGGAAGTCGTGGTGGTCAAAGAGGAGACCATCGTCATTCGTGATGTGCACTTCCAGTTCAACTCCTCGAAACTGACCGCTGCGGATGAAGCCAAGCTTGAGACCATCGCCACTCGCCTGAAAAAAGAAGCACCGAGCGCCCGACTGAGCGTGACCGGGCATACCGACAGTGTGGGCCGTGATACCTACAACCAGAAACTGTCGGAACGACGCGCCCATTCGGTGGTGGATTACCTGATCCACGAAGGCGTGCCGCGCGCCAGCTTCGTTTCCGTCAAGGGTGCCGGTGAAAGCCAGCCTGTGGCCGACAACAAAACCGCAGACGGTCGGGCCATGAACCGCCGTACAGAAATCAAAATCGAGCGTTGA
- a CDS encoding OmpA family protein, with product MRVLSQAALPVLLLGSLLTGCATHSDGTAPLNQRTWPICSVIGGLVGGGLGAIESGGWAAGGAALGILTGGLICYAQDGDEDGDGVFDRRDHCPDTPANTPVDDRGCPLPQYPATVKPAEPVAPSTETITLSDQGAVLFAFDSSELTPAAKEQLMALMGKLSNADVVSIKVIGHTDSKGSDAYNQKLSERRASSVAAFLLNHGLAPNKLTSQGMGESQPVADNATEEGRAKNRRVELVIGR from the coding sequence ATGAGAGTTCTCTCACAAGCCGCCTTACCGGTTCTGCTGCTTGGCAGTCTTCTGACAGGCTGCGCTACCCACAGCGATGGCACTGCCCCACTCAATCAACGTACCTGGCCGATCTGCAGCGTGATCGGCGGGCTGGTCGGTGGTGGCCTGGGCGCCATAGAAAGCGGTGGATGGGCGGCCGGTGGTGCTGCACTGGGTATCTTGACCGGTGGCTTGATCTGTTACGCCCAGGATGGTGATGAAGACGGTGACGGTGTGTTCGACCGCCGCGACCACTGCCCTGACACACCGGCCAATACCCCGGTGGACGACCGAGGCTGTCCGCTGCCGCAGTACCCGGCGACGGTCAAGCCGGCAGAACCTGTCGCACCGAGCACCGAGACCATTACCCTGAGTGATCAGGGCGCCGTGCTATTTGCCTTCGACTCTTCCGAACTGACCCCGGCCGCCAAAGAACAACTGATGGCGTTGATGGGCAAGTTGAGTAACGCCGATGTGGTCAGCATCAAGGTCATCGGCCACACCGACAGCAAAGGTTCGGATGCCTACAACCAGAAACTCTCCGAACGTCGCGCGAGCAGCGTGGCCGCGTTCTTGCTGAATCATGGCCTGGCGCCGAACAAGCTCACCAGCCAGGGCATGGGCGAAAGCCAGCCCGTGGCCGACAACGCCACCGAAGAAGGGCGGGCGAAGAACCGTCGGGTGGAGTTGGTGATCGGACGCTGA
- a CDS encoding DUF1145 domain-containing protein, whose protein sequence is MKVFWGLGKCLTLMFWLVVLVNLFNPLINPFHLLVNLAGSLLLLTHVLELLLFNGSLKGRAHPWRDRLQILLVGMFHLNTIAAPAISETPHA, encoded by the coding sequence ATGAAGGTGTTTTGGGGGCTGGGGAAGTGTTTGACCCTGATGTTCTGGCTGGTAGTGCTGGTCAATCTGTTCAATCCGCTGATCAATCCATTTCATCTGCTGGTCAATCTGGCCGGTAGTTTGTTGCTGTTGACCCATGTGCTGGAGTTGCTGCTGTTCAACGGCAGCCTCAAGGGCCGGGCGCACCCGTGGCGTGACCGGTTACAGATTTTGCTGGTCGGCATGTTCCACCTCAATACCATTGCGGCTCCGGCCATTTCGGAGACCCCCCATGCGTAA
- a CDS encoding collagen-like protein produces the protein MRKLCLLAALISPLASAEVVTVQPNSLMRLPNTTSTLQLERLEVADYGTLLIPSTVTDVSVGQLRLGHEARIAIVPGEQSLQLKVGHAELASGSQITSRGAPGTYLKAARSARNLNLRISSLNASELSVDARGGAGAPGYVGLDGANGQAPGCTWGEAGRGADGDNGGDGHAGAPGALVRVELPRDFPSEQIKVLVDGGAGGVAGAGGKPGAGGKSKGCFVYRADGGKSGRAGTEGQPGPAGAPGSVTVQRL, from the coding sequence ATGCGTAAACTTTGCCTGCTCGCCGCGTTGATCAGCCCCCTGGCGTCTGCCGAGGTTGTTACGGTGCAACCCAATTCGCTGATGCGCCTGCCCAATACCACCAGCACCTTGCAACTGGAGCGGCTGGAAGTGGCGGATTACGGCACGTTGCTGATCCCCTCCACCGTGACGGACGTTTCCGTCGGCCAATTGCGCCTGGGCCACGAGGCGCGGATCGCCATCGTGCCTGGTGAGCAAAGCCTGCAACTGAAAGTCGGCCATGCCGAACTGGCCAGCGGCAGTCAGATCACCTCTCGCGGTGCGCCGGGGACTTACCTCAAGGCAGCGCGTTCGGCCCGTAACCTCAACCTGCGGATCAGTTCGCTGAATGCGTCCGAGCTGTCGGTGGATGCGCGCGGCGGCGCGGGAGCCCCAGGGTATGTCGGCCTGGACGGGGCCAACGGTCAGGCGCCGGGGTGTACCTGGGGCGAGGCCGGTCGTGGCGCCGATGGTGACAACGGAGGCGACGGCCATGCCGGTGCTCCCGGTGCGCTGGTGCGGGTGGAGTTGCCGCGTGATTTCCCGAGTGAGCAGATCAAAGTGCTGGTCGATGGCGGCGCGGGCGGCGTGGCCGGAGCCGGTGGCAAACCGGGCGCGGGCGGCAAGTCCAAGGGCTGCTTCGTCTACCGCGCCGATGGCGGCAAAAGTGGCCGTGCTGGCACTGAAGGCCAGCCAGGGCCCGCTGGTGCGCCAGGTTCGGTGACGGTGCAGCGCCTGTAA
- a CDS encoding CopD family protein encodes MTPFALIYTLHVLAALIWVGGMFFAWMVLRPAAMKALEGPARLKLWVEVFQRFFVWVWVAVVMLPLSGVGLIHLRFSGFETAPRYVQIMMGLYVVMTALFIRIQALQLPELRKAVLAEDWPSGAATLGNIRRLVGINLLLGLLVVAIASARPMF; translated from the coding sequence ATGACACCTTTCGCCCTCATTTATACCCTTCACGTGCTGGCGGCCCTGATCTGGGTCGGCGGCATGTTTTTCGCCTGGATGGTCCTGCGCCCCGCCGCCATGAAGGCACTTGAAGGCCCGGCACGCCTGAAGCTGTGGGTAGAAGTGTTTCAGCGTTTTTTTGTCTGGGTCTGGGTGGCGGTGGTGATGTTGCCGCTCAGCGGCGTCGGCCTGATTCACCTGCGCTTCAGCGGCTTTGAAACCGCGCCGCGCTACGTGCAGATCATGATGGGGTTGTATGTGGTGATGACGGCGCTGTTCATCCGCATTCAGGCATTGCAGTTGCCGGAGCTGCGCAAAGCGGTGCTGGCCGAAGACTGGCCAAGCGGAGCGGCGACGCTGGGTAACATTCGTCGGCTGGTCGGGATCAATCTATTGCTGGGGTTGTTGGTGGTGGCCATCGCGTCGGCCCGGCCGATGTTCTGA